Below is a window of Saccharopolyspora phatthalungensis DNA.
GCGAGCAGGCACACCGGGACGCCGCCGACCGCCTGCGTGATGCGGGCGAAGCCGAGCAGGTTGACCTCCGCGTAGTGGTCGATCGACACGCCGGTCAGCTGTTCGATGGTGCGCACCAGCAGCTTGCGTCCGGCATCGCCGCCCAGCCGCGCCAGCTCCGCGGGGTCGGTGACGCCGCGCTTGGTCTGCGCCGCGATGGCGGCTTCCTTGCCCCTGCCGTAGGCGGAATTGATCTTGTGCCGGCCGTAGCCGGGGATCTGCACGTAGGCGTCGCGGGGGAAGGAAAAGCCGACCGCGCTGGACCCGTCGGTGGGGATGTGCAGCAGGATGATCGTGTCGGTCAGCGATGCTTCGTTGTCGCCAGCGTGCAAGTCCCGGAGCACGTTCGCCGGTAGCGGATTGCCGTGCGCGTCGGTCCGGCTGTCCATGCCGACCAGCAGGATGTCGGTCGCCCCGTCGGCGCCGGCCCCGTCGGTGACGTCGCTGGTCGCCAGGCCGCCGAGCAGGTGCCGGTAGTTGGACCACCCATATCCGGTCACCACCAGGATCAGCGCGGACAGCATCATGGCCACGACGCGGGCGCCCAGGCGGGCGTTGTCCGCCGACCGGCGACGGCGCGGCGGAGCGGGTCGGCGGTCGGCCCCTATGGAGTTGCGGTGCGGTGGCACGGTACCTCCGGCGGGTGCGTCCGAGGCGCTATTCGAATGTGGGTGACCTCTTCAGGATCCCATTGACAAGGGTATCCGGCAGAGCGTCCGAAAGCGGGGAATTTCGTCATGCCCGTCGCTTGCGCCACCGTGCCGGAGTCCACTGCGGACGGTCAGATAGGACACAGTGGATAGTGGGTCAGTCCTCGGTCCTGCCGGAGGCCGGCCCGTTGGGCAGGTCGCCCTGCCGGATGCGGTAGACCTGCAACGCGGTGTCGTAGTACTTGGTCGTTTCGCCCACCCACTCCATGCCGATGCGTTCGGCGGTGGCGATCGCGCGGGTGTTGTCGGGCCGGGCCAGCGCGAAGATCTCGTCGATGTCGTAGGTGAACGCCCAGCGGAGGAGGGCAGCGGCGGCTTCGGTGGCGTAGCCGTGGCCCCATGCCTCCGGGCGCAGCTGCCAGGTCAGCTCCAGGTCATGGTCGTACGGGGGCAGCGTCCGCAGCACCAGGCCGCCGACCACCGCGTCGTCGCAGCGCCGCTGCATCGCCCACCGCCCGGTGGGCGGTACCAGGTTGGGCTGCGACTCGGTCCAGGACTGCACCACGGCGCGCATCGCGGTCAGGTCGGCGACGTTGGCGATGACGGGCGTGAGCCATTCGGTCACCTCCGGGCGGCCGTAGAGCGCCAACGCGGCCTGGACGTCGGCGTCGCTGGTGGTCCAGTCGCGCACGATCAGGCGATCGGTGATCAAGGGAGGCTGCATGGTCGCCCTCGCCTTCAGCAGCGACGCAGGGGGAGAACACCTGATTCTAGTTCGCCGATCCGTCGAGGCCCATCGCTGATCCGGCGAGGGGCCGCGGTCGCGCAAGGCCCGTCGATTAAGTCTATTCCTTCAGCGGTGGTCGAAACTGTTCTGGCGACGCTTGACCAAGCCGCGCGTTCCTGACGGCGGACACCCATGAACCCGTGTCAGGGTTCGGCCGGTAGCGGGGCCACGTGCCGGTGTGGGCACGCGGCTCGGCCGCGGGGAAGGGGGCGACCGTAAGGTGGCCAGATGCCCGTCAAGCGCCCGAACCCCGCGCGGTGGCTGTACTACCAGTACGGCGGCAAGCTCCCGGACCGCTATCGCGAGTGGGTGCTGCGCGAGGCCACCTGCAAGACGTGGGTGCTGCGGGTGCTGGTCCGGGGTCTGATCCAGGTCGCTCCGCTGGGTGCGGTGCTGTTCATGGGACTCGGTCTGCTGGGTGGGGCGTGGCCGATCGCCGCTGGCGCGCTGCTGCTGGGCATCCTCGTGGTGGCCCGCATCGTGCTGACCAATGCGGTGGACAACGTCGACGCGCGCCTTATCCGTTACGGTTACCCGCCCGGTCACGGTTCCGCGGTCCGGCGGCAGCGCGACGCCGAAGCCACCGAGCGCTATCGCGCGGTCTGGCGTCAACCGCCGTCGGAGTAGTTGGGTCGCCCGCAGACCCAGTAGCGCCTTCGCGCGTCAGGTACCGCATAGCTTCCGGCGACACCAGCATGGCCTGCTGCAGCTGGGTGCCCTTCGAGGCCACCGGTATGCACGCTATTCGGCATGAGCGGATGTCCCGCCTGAACACCCGAGGCGCTACGGGGCACCAGTGCGGATCACCGCGACCGGACACGGTGCGTGGTGCAGCACCCCGTTGGCCACCGAGCCGAGCAGCAGTCCGGCGAAACCACCGCGCCCGCGGTGGCCGACCACCAGCAGCTGAGCCTGCCGGGCGGCGTCGCACAGCGTTGAAACCGGATGCTGGTTGGCGACCTCGCGATGCACCGTGACGTCCGGGTAGTCGGCGCACCAGCCGGAGAGCTGTTCGGCAAGGTGCAGGTCGGCCCGATTCTGGATC
It encodes the following:
- a CDS encoding GNAT family N-acetyltransferase, with amino-acid sequence MQPPLITDRLIVRDWTTSDADVQAALALYGRPEVTEWLTPVIANVADLTAMRAVVQSWTESQPNLVPPTGRWAMQRRCDDAVVGGLVLRTLPPYDHDLELTWQLRPEAWGHGYATEAAAALLRWAFTYDIDEIFALARPDNTRAIATAERIGMEWVGETTKYYDTALQVYRIRQGDLPNGPASGRTED
- a CDS encoding DUF5313 family protein, with product MPVKRPNPARWLYYQYGGKLPDRYREWVLREATCKTWVLRVLVRGLIQVAPLGAVLFMGLGLLGGAWPIAAGALLLGILVVARIVLTNAVDNVDARLIRYGYPPGHGSAVRRQRDAEATERYRAVWRQPPSE